The proteins below are encoded in one region of Sphingobium yanoikuyae:
- a CDS encoding tetratricopeptide repeat-containing sulfotransferase family protein, with translation MGNASAVPATDSIQTALADAAALLDARPDAALAQAEAILRRAGRLPPAELLIGQALRRLGKPKAALARLTPLARQHPSVPAILWELAQAAQEAGDQRQAIGALESLTRQQPGVPGGWFMLAGLLRTIGRDGDAWRADLSGVHAASRDRDLLAAALAMNEGRLDDAATLLSARADRLPDDPAGIRLMGEVQWRRGDMNAALAHVERAVVLAPGFDLARDFLIRLLLQNNRLSEALAHAETLARSPIHNPGYDLIRASVLVRLGDQDAARAIYERLLADRPDQPQVWQNLGHALKTLGRQADAVHAYRQAVHHRPTMGEAWWSLANLKTVKLDAADIATMERALETLASDGQTDGEDVFHLHFSLGKAQEDRKADEAAFRHYDAGNRLRRAMIRHDAGEFSAEVAATATTFSAPFIAAMGDGGCTAPDPIFIVGLPRAGSTLVEQILASHSQVEGTMELPEMMMIASRLQSRVDDGEFADFAAMAASLTPTDRQRLGEEYVEQTRVHRQSGKPRFIDKMPNNWQHVGLIKLILPNASIIDARRHPMGCCFSGWKQHFARGQAFTYDLTDIGLYYRDYVALMAAYDAAAPGRVHRVIYEQMVADTPGEVDRLLAYLGLDFEAACLSFWQTDRAVRTASSEQVRQPIYTGGVDHWRHFEPWLAPLADALGPIAHSYPDLPPR, from the coding sequence ATGGGGAACGCGTCCGCCGTACCGGCAACCGACAGCATCCAGACGGCGCTGGCAGACGCCGCAGCCCTGCTCGACGCCCGCCCCGATGCGGCATTGGCGCAGGCCGAGGCTATCCTGCGCCGGGCCGGACGCCTGCCCCCCGCCGAACTGCTGATCGGCCAGGCGCTGCGCCGCCTCGGCAAGCCCAAGGCCGCACTGGCCCGGCTCACTCCCCTCGCCCGCCAGCATCCCAGCGTCCCGGCGATATTGTGGGAACTGGCCCAGGCCGCGCAGGAAGCCGGCGACCAGCGCCAGGCGATCGGCGCGCTCGAAAGCCTGACCCGCCAGCAACCCGGCGTCCCCGGCGGCTGGTTCATGCTGGCCGGGCTGCTACGCACGATTGGGCGCGATGGCGATGCCTGGCGTGCCGACCTGTCGGGCGTCCACGCCGCCTCGCGCGATCGCGACCTGCTGGCAGCGGCCCTAGCGATGAACGAGGGGCGACTGGACGATGCGGCCACGCTGCTGTCGGCGCGCGCCGATCGCCTGCCCGACGATCCCGCCGGCATCCGCCTCATGGGTGAGGTGCAATGGCGGCGCGGCGACATGAATGCCGCCCTCGCTCATGTCGAGCGCGCCGTCGTGCTGGCGCCCGGCTTCGACCTCGCCCGCGATTTCCTGATCCGCCTGCTGCTGCAGAACAACCGCCTGAGCGAAGCGCTGGCCCATGCCGAAACCCTCGCCCGCTCGCCGATCCATAATCCGGGCTATGACCTCATCCGCGCATCGGTGCTGGTGCGGCTGGGCGATCAGGACGCGGCGCGCGCCATCTATGAGCGACTGCTGGCCGATCGTCCCGACCAGCCACAGGTCTGGCAGAATCTGGGCCATGCGCTCAAGACGCTGGGGCGACAGGCCGACGCGGTCCATGCCTATCGCCAGGCGGTCCATCATCGCCCGACCATGGGCGAAGCCTGGTGGAGCCTCGCCAACCTCAAGACCGTTAAGCTCGACGCCGCCGACATCGCCACGATGGAGCGCGCGCTCGAAACCCTGGCGAGCGATGGCCAGACCGATGGCGAGGATGTCTTCCACCTCCATTTCTCGCTCGGCAAGGCGCAGGAGGATCGCAAGGCGGACGAAGCAGCCTTCCGCCATTATGACGCCGGCAACCGGCTGCGCCGCGCCATGATCCGCCATGATGCCGGCGAATTTTCCGCCGAAGTCGCGGCCACCGCCACGACCTTCAGCGCGCCCTTCATCGCCGCCATGGGCGACGGCGGCTGCACTGCGCCCGACCCGATCTTCATCGTCGGCCTGCCGCGCGCGGGATCGACATTGGTCGAACAGATCCTCGCCAGCCACAGCCAGGTCGAAGGCACGATGGAACTGCCCGAGATGATGATGATCGCCAGCCGCCTGCAATCGCGGGTGGATGACGGCGAATTTGCCGATTTCGCGGCCATGGCGGCATCGCTGACCCCGACCGATCGCCAGCGTCTGGGCGAGGAATATGTCGAACAGACCCGCGTCCATCGACAGAGCGGCAAGCCGCGCTTCATCGACAAGATGCCCAACAACTGGCAGCATGTCGGCCTCATCAAGCTGATCCTGCCCAATGCCAGCATCATCGACGCGCGGCGCCATCCGATGGGCTGCTGCTTTTCGGGCTGGAAACAGCATTTCGCGCGCGGCCAGGCCTTCACCTATGACCTCACCGACATAGGCCTTTATTATCGCGACTATGTCGCGCTGATGGCCGCCTATGACGCGGCCGCGCCGGGCCGGGTCCACCGCGTCATCTACGAACAGATGGTCGCCGACACGCCCGGCGAGGTCGACCGGCTGCTCGCCTA
- a CDS encoding TonB-dependent receptor, whose amino-acid sequence MILSAPALAQAPAADAAAADAAAAEAEQGLGEIVVTATRSAQSIQKVPISMQALGAEKLQERQVKGLSDFAALLPSVSFEGIGPGRNTAFFRGIVPAGGAYASVGYYLDDMPITGTEVPDIHAYDLERVEALSGPQGTLYGAGSLAGTIRLITNKPKLDKFEFGYDVEANKYGKGDFGGQLESYINVPLAPTLAVRAMGYYRRDGGYIDNTPNNGTFNDGSSSTLTLGDNNPNTSYTLDNSDIAKDDYNTIREFGGRFQLLWQPTEGWDITPEITAQKQVARGYFGYDPRVGDLEVHDYDQTKNDDRWYQAALSIHGHIGDWDIVSATGYFKRRTRTLNDYTYYTVTYDGFGPGYESYLQFFDNCTGSGASQQCQMINPTQYYHADTHRNKFTQELRISTPKDWPFDVTVGGFYQRQKNELNTSYAIRGLDTITGYTATGGGDVAGGLIGVPAMYGIAYDEDGNPYFDTSDVINANGNPLGTMILGTQAVKGDAFYYVEQDQLYHDKAIFAEGHYNITPTLKLTGGIRYFWTDYKVRGFAGVAGSAAGVGCTTPLPDDERLTCVNTNPNAADGTGRYKEDGETHKVALDWQFQPDKMVYFNYSTGFRPGGFNRPLRIRSLGKIVNVAPFKSETLTNFEVGVKTTWNNIFRFNAAVYYEKWNNIQYGVVVSGAQGAGMTGNAGKAEVKGIEYDADLRLGKVTISTSGAFNDAKLKGDFCNFALNTETESIAQLSSCTLGEFVEGSSPPTPQVAAANGTRLPRQPRFKGTTSIRYDTDLGDYAAYIQGAALYQTGATQDLNVESNELLGNTKGFVSFDFSGGIKKDNWSVTLFLQNAFDKRGQLTRNTFCSIDFCANSSRTFTIKPQFFGIRFGQKF is encoded by the coding sequence ATGATCCTGTCCGCGCCGGCACTGGCGCAGGCCCCGGCAGCCGATGCCGCCGCAGCCGATGCGGCCGCAGCCGAGGCCGAGCAGGGGCTGGGCGAGATCGTCGTCACCGCGACCCGCAGCGCGCAGAGCATCCAGAAGGTGCCGATTTCGATGCAGGCGCTGGGCGCGGAAAAATTGCAGGAGCGACAGGTGAAGGGCCTGAGCGATTTCGCCGCACTGCTGCCGTCGGTCTCGTTCGAGGGCATTGGCCCCGGCCGCAACACCGCCTTCTTCCGCGGCATCGTGCCCGCCGGCGGTGCCTATGCCTCGGTCGGCTATTATCTGGACGACATGCCGATCACCGGCACCGAAGTGCCCGATATCCATGCCTATGACCTGGAACGGGTCGAGGCGCTGTCCGGGCCGCAGGGCACACTCTATGGCGCCGGCTCGCTGGCCGGCACCATCCGCCTGATCACCAACAAGCCCAAGCTCGACAAGTTCGAGTTCGGCTATGACGTGGAAGCCAATAAATATGGCAAGGGCGATTTCGGCGGCCAGCTGGAATCCTACATCAACGTGCCGCTGGCGCCGACGCTGGCGGTGCGGGCCATGGGCTATTATCGGCGCGACGGCGGCTATATCGACAATACGCCCAACAATGGCACGTTCAACGATGGCAGTTCGTCGACCCTGACGCTGGGCGACAACAACCCCAACACATCCTACACGCTCGACAATAGCGACATCGCCAAGGATGATTACAATACCATCCGCGAATTTGGCGGCCGCTTCCAGCTGTTGTGGCAGCCGACCGAGGGCTGGGACATCACGCCCGAGATCACGGCCCAGAAGCAGGTCGCGCGCGGCTATTTCGGCTATGATCCGCGGGTCGGCGACCTGGAAGTCCATGACTATGACCAGACCAAGAATGACGATCGCTGGTATCAGGCGGCGCTGTCGATCCACGGCCATATCGGCGACTGGGACATCGTCTCGGCCACCGGCTATTTCAAGCGCCGCACCCGCACGCTGAACGACTATACCTATTACACCGTCACCTATGACGGCTTCGGGCCGGGCTATGAAAGCTATCTGCAATTCTTCGACAATTGCACCGGCTCTGGCGCCAGCCAGCAGTGCCAGATGATCAACCCGACCCAATATTATCATGCCGACACGCACCGCAACAAATTCACCCAGGAATTGCGGATTTCGACGCCCAAGGACTGGCCGTTCGACGTGACTGTCGGTGGCTTCTACCAGCGGCAGAAGAATGAGCTGAACACCAGCTATGCGATCCGCGGGCTCGACACGATCACCGGCTATACCGCGACCGGCGGCGGCGATGTGGCGGGCGGGCTGATCGGCGTGCCGGCCATGTATGGCATCGCCTATGACGAGGACGGCAATCCCTATTTCGATACCAGCGACGTCATCAACGCCAACGGCAATCCGCTGGGCACGATGATCCTGGGCACCCAGGCGGTGAAGGGCGACGCCTTCTATTATGTCGAGCAGGACCAGCTCTATCATGACAAGGCGATCTTTGCTGAAGGCCATTACAACATCACGCCGACGCTGAAGCTGACCGGCGGCATCCGCTATTTCTGGACCGACTATAAGGTTCGGGGTTTTGCCGGCGTGGCCGGATCGGCCGCAGGCGTGGGCTGCACCACGCCGCTGCCCGATGACGAGCGGCTGACCTGCGTCAACACCAACCCCAATGCGGCGGACGGCACTGGCCGCTACAAGGAGGATGGCGAGACCCACAAGGTCGCGCTCGACTGGCAGTTCCAGCCCGACAAGATGGTCTATTTCAACTATTCGACCGGCTTCCGCCCCGGCGGGTTCAACCGGCCGCTGCGCATCCGCAGCCTGGGCAAGATCGTCAATGTCGCGCCGTTCAAGTCGGAAACGCTGACCAATTTCGAGGTCGGCGTGAAGACGACCTGGAACAATATCTTCCGCTTCAACGCCGCCGTCTATTATGAGAAGTGGAACAATATCCAATATGGCGTGGTCGTGTCGGGCGCACAGGGCGCGGGCATGACCGGCAATGCCGGCAAGGCCGAGGTCAAGGGCATCGAATATGATGCCGACCTGCGGCTGGGCAAGGTGACGATCTCCACCTCCGGCGCGTTCAACGATGCCAAGCTGAAGGGCGATTTCTGCAACTTTGCGCTCAATACCGAGACCGAGTCCATTGCGCAGCTGAGCAGCTGTACGCTGGGCGAGTTCGTCGAAGGATCGAGCCCGCCGACGCCGCAGGTCGCGGCCGCCAACGGCACCCGCCTGCCGCGCCAGCCGCGCTTCAAGGGCACGACATCGATCCGCTATGATACCGATCTGGGCGACTATGCCGCCTATATCCAGGGCGCGGCGCTCTACCAGACCGGCGCGACGCAGGATCTGAACGTCGAGAGCAACGAGCTGCTGGGCAATACCAAGGGCTTTGTCAGCTTCGATTTTTCGGGCGGGATCAAGAAGGATAATTGGAGCGTCACCCTGTTCCTGCAGAACGCCTTCGACAAGCGTGGGCAGCTGACGCGCAACACCTTCTGCTCGATCGACTTCTGCGCCAACAGCTCGCGCACCTTCACGATCAAGCCGCAATTCTTCGGCATAAGGTTCGGCCAAAAATTCTAA
- a CDS encoding YdeI/OmpD-associated family protein has product MAMDPRIDAYIAAQADFARPILIHIRALMHAASPDMGEAVKWGMPFFTYRDQNLANMAAFKGHAAFGFWHDKVGREGASDDAMGQFGRLTALADLPSDADIAGLIAQAMALIDAGDRPRTGPKTPKAPLPVHPAFATAIAAAPAAAAIWAAFPPGKIRDYCEWINEAKTDATRDKRIAQAVDWIGEGKGRNWKYERK; this is encoded by the coding sequence ATGGCCATGGACCCGCGGATCGACGCCTATATCGCCGCCCAAGCGGATTTCGCCCGGCCGATCCTCATCCATATCCGCGCGCTGATGCACGCCGCCTCGCCGGACATGGGCGAAGCGGTCAAATGGGGCATGCCCTTCTTCACCTACAGGGACCAGAATCTCGCCAACATGGCCGCTTTCAAGGGCCATGCCGCCTTCGGCTTCTGGCATGACAAGGTTGGGCGTGAAGGCGCCAGCGACGACGCCATGGGCCAGTTCGGCCGCCTCACCGCCCTTGCCGACCTCCCCTCCGATGCCGACATCGCCGGGCTGATCGCGCAGGCCATGGCCCTGATCGACGCCGGCGACCGCCCGCGCACCGGCCCCAAGACACCCAAAGCGCCCTTGCCCGTCCATCCTGCCTTCGCGACCGCCATTGCCGCTGCCCCGGCCGCCGCCGCCATCTGGGCCGCCTTCCCGCCCGGCAAGATCCGCGACTATTGCGAGTGGATCAATGAGGCGAAGACCGACGCCACCCGCGACAAGCGCATCGCCCAGGCCGTCGACTGGATTGGCGAGGGCAAGGGCCGCAACTGGAAATATGAGAGGAAATAG
- a CDS encoding energy transducer TonB family protein, whose translation MKLLFCLCLAVPLLLPAASRAQSSAPSIDVTAPTTAPPTLDRWVERTGNILSNRLRYPTILSGPEEGIVQVKFACSDSGAPAGIALLNSSGSRQLDKAAMRAIQSIPTLHPLPAGIGAGQNYVATILFATTQASYNRQIRDLQRQALDNNARFARRAGGPAMAMAIALLDTPDTPRAVN comes from the coding sequence ATGAAACTGCTTTTCTGCCTCTGCCTTGCCGTGCCGCTGCTGCTGCCGGCCGCATCCCGCGCCCAATCATCCGCCCCCTCGATCGACGTGACGGCGCCCACCACCGCCCCGCCCACGCTCGACCGCTGGGTCGAACGCACCGGCAACATCCTCTCCAACCGGCTGCGCTATCCCACCATCCTGTCCGGGCCGGAGGAAGGCATCGTCCAGGTCAAGTTCGCCTGCAGCGACAGCGGTGCGCCGGCCGGCATCGCCCTGCTCAACTCGTCCGGCTCGCGCCAACTCGACAAGGCGGCGATGCGCGCCATCCAGAGCATCCCGACCCTGCATCCGCTGCCCGCCGGCATCGGCGCCGGGCAGAATTATGTCGCCACCATCCTCTTCGCCACGACCCAGGCCAGCTACAATCGGCAGATCCGCGATCTCCAGCGGCAGGCGCTCGACAATAATGCCCGCTTCGCCCGTCGCGCGGGTGGCCCCGCCATGGCCATGGCCATCGCCCTGCTCGACACGCCGGACACCCCGCGCGCTGTCAACTGA
- the ubiG gene encoding bifunctional 2-polyprenyl-6-hydroxyphenol methylase/3-demethylubiquinol 3-O-methyltransferase UbiG has protein sequence MMTETTATIDPKEAAHFGTMAADWWDPKGSSAMLHKLNPVRLAYIRAAIDRHWDSDDHGFRPLSGKRALDVGCGAGLLAEPLARLGASVTGLDAAPENIAVAVAHAQGQGLAIDYRATPVEQVSDSGYDLVTSMEVIEHVADPAAFVRALAAKLAPDGLMILSTPNRTPMSRLAMITIGESIGGIPKGTHDWSKFITPDELTALLDDAGLEVTDSSGLAFDPARGFTLSANTAINYLLTARHKG, from the coding sequence ATGATGACTGAGACGACCGCGACGATCGACCCGAAGGAAGCCGCCCATTTCGGCACCATGGCCGCCGACTGGTGGGATCCCAAGGGGTCGAGCGCGATGCTGCACAAGCTGAACCCGGTCCGCCTCGCCTATATCCGCGCCGCGATCGACCGGCATTGGGACAGCGACGATCATGGCTTCCGTCCGCTCAGCGGCAAGCGCGCGCTCGATGTCGGCTGCGGCGCCGGCCTGCTGGCCGAACCGCTCGCCCGCCTCGGCGCCAGCGTCACCGGCCTCGACGCGGCGCCGGAAAATATCGCCGTCGCTGTCGCCCATGCACAGGGCCAGGGCCTCGCCATCGACTATCGCGCCACCCCGGTGGAGCAGGTCAGTGACAGCGGCTATGACCTCGTCACCTCGATGGAGGTGATCGAACATGTCGCCGATCCCGCCGCCTTCGTCCGCGCCCTCGCGGCCAAGCTGGCGCCCGACGGGTTGATGATCCTCTCCACCCCCAACCGCACCCCCATGTCGCGCCTCGCCATGATCACCATCGGCGAAAGCATCGGCGGCATTCCCAAGGGCACGCATGACTGGTCCAAGTTCATCACCCCCGATGAACTGACCGCCCTGCTCGACGACGCCGGCCTGGAAGTCACCGACAGCAGCGGCCTTGCCTTCGATCCGGCGCGCGGCTTCACCCTGTCGGCCAACACAGCGATCAACTATCTTCTGACCGCGCGCCACAAGGGCTGA
- a CDS encoding aspartate kinase produces MARIVMKFGGTSMAGMERIRNVAARVKHVVDQGHEVAVVVSAMAGETDRLVGFCKEASALYDPAEYDVVVAAGEQVTSGLLAMTLKAIGVDARSWLGWQLPIRTIEAHAKARISTIETDALIAAMQSGQVAVIPGFQGMMDDGRVSTLGRGGSDTSAVAVAAAVKADRCDIYTDVDGVYTTDPRIVARARKLDLVTYEEMLELASVGAKVLQTRSVGLAMKEGVVVQVLSSFDDPTQDDLPGTLIVSDEELEAKLKETKMERQLITGIAHDKNEAKIIVTRVPDKPGAVASIFTPLADAAINVDMIIQNDSKDNEETDVTFTVPRADLARSVDILEANKDAIGFRRIITDTEVAKISVVGVGMRSHAGVAATMFKTLAERGINIEAISTSEIKVSVLIDEDETELAVRVLHTAYGLDAPAA; encoded by the coding sequence ATGGCGCGCATCGTGATGAAATTCGGCGGCACCTCCATGGCGGGGATGGAGCGAATTCGCAACGTGGCCGCGCGCGTCAAACATGTCGTCGACCAGGGCCATGAAGTGGCGGTCGTGGTATCAGCCATGGCCGGCGAGACTGATCGCCTGGTCGGCTTCTGCAAGGAAGCCTCGGCGCTTTACGACCCGGCCGAATATGATGTCGTCGTGGCGGCGGGCGAGCAGGTCACCAGTGGCCTGCTGGCGATGACGCTCAAGGCGATCGGCGTGGACGCGCGCAGCTGGCTGGGCTGGCAATTGCCGATCCGCACGATCGAGGCCCATGCCAAGGCGCGCATCAGCACGATCGAGACCGATGCGCTGATCGCGGCGATGCAGTCCGGCCAGGTCGCCGTAATCCCCGGTTTCCAGGGCATGATGGACGATGGCCGGGTGTCGACGCTGGGCCGTGGCGGTTCGGACACGTCGGCGGTCGCGGTGGCCGCGGCGGTCAAGGCCGATCGCTGCGACATCTATACCGACGTCGACGGCGTCTACACCACCGACCCGCGCATCGTGGCGCGTGCCCGCAAGCTGGACCTCGTCACCTATGAGGAAATGCTGGAACTGGCCTCGGTCGGCGCCAAGGTGCTCCAGACCCGCTCGGTCGGCCTCGCCATGAAGGAAGGCGTGGTCGTGCAGGTGCTTTCCTCCTTCGATGATCCCACCCAGGACGACCTCCCCGGCACGCTGATCGTGAGCGACGAGGAACTGGAAGCCAAGCTCAAGGAAACCAAGATGGAACGTCAGCTCATCACCGGCATCGCCCATGACAAGAATGAGGCGAAGATCATCGTCACCCGCGTGCCCGACAAGCCGGGCGCGGTGGCCAGCATCTTCACCCCGCTGGCCGATGCGGCGATCAACGTCGACATGATCATCCAGAATGACAGCAAGGACAATGAGGAGACCGACGTCACCTTCACCGTCCCGCGCGCGGACCTGGCCCGCAGCGTCGACATCCTGGAAGCCAACAAGGACGCGATCGGCTTCCGCCGGATCATCACCGACACCGAAGTCGCCAAGATCAGCGTCGTGGGCGTGGGCATGCGCAGCCATGCCGGCGTCGCCGCCACCATGTTCAAGACGCTGGCCGAGCGTGGCATCAACATCGAGGCGATCTCCACCAGCGAGATCAAGGTTTCGGTGCTGATCGACGAGGACGAGACCGAACTGGCGGTGCGCGTGCTGCATACCGCGTATGGCCTCGACGCCCCGGCGGCTTGA
- a CDS encoding NAD(P)H-dependent flavin oxidoreductase — MTTAKLASLMARGTEFLGCESAILCGAMSWVSERHLVSAISNAGGFGVIACGAMSPELLDAEIAATRALTDKPFGVNLITMHPQLFDLIAVCAKHEVSHVVLAGGLPPKGSIEAIKANGAKLICFAPALALAKKLVRSGVDALVVEGMEAGGHIGPVATSVLAQEILPEMAQQVPVFVAGGIGRGEAIAAYLEMGAAGVQLGTRFACASESIAHPAFKKAFFRASARDAIASVQIDPRLPVIPVRALKNAGTEAFTAKQREVANLLDSGAVDMGEAQLQIEHYWAGALRKAVIDGDVEGGSLMAGQSVGMVTKEEPVADIIAELMAQAATALERRAA, encoded by the coding sequence ATGACCACTGCCAAACTCGCTTCCCTGATGGCCCGCGGCACCGAATTTCTCGGCTGCGAGAGCGCGATCCTGTGCGGGGCGATGAGCTGGGTCAGCGAGCGGCATCTGGTGTCGGCGATCTCAAACGCCGGCGGGTTCGGCGTGATCGCCTGTGGCGCGATGTCGCCCGAACTGCTGGACGCGGAAATCGCGGCGACCAGGGCGCTGACCGACAAGCCGTTCGGCGTGAACCTGATCACCATGCATCCGCAGCTGTTCGACCTGATCGCGGTGTGCGCCAAGCATGAGGTGAGCCATGTGGTGCTGGCCGGTGGCCTGCCGCCCAAGGGCAGCATCGAGGCGATCAAGGCCAATGGCGCCAAGCTGATCTGCTTTGCGCCCGCGCTGGCGCTGGCGAAGAAGCTGGTGCGATCGGGCGTCGACGCGCTGGTGGTCGAGGGCATGGAAGCGGGCGGCCATATCGGCCCGGTCGCGACCAGCGTGCTGGCGCAGGAAATCCTGCCCGAAATGGCGCAGCAGGTTCCGGTGTTCGTGGCCGGCGGCATCGGCCGGGGCGAGGCGATCGCTGCCTATCTGGAAATGGGCGCGGCCGGTGTGCAGCTGGGCACCCGTTTCGCCTGCGCGAGCGAGAGCATCGCCCATCCCGCGTTCAAGAAGGCGTTTTTCCGCGCGTCGGCGCGCGATGCCATTGCGAGCGTGCAGATCGACCCGCGCCTGCCGGTGATCCCGGTGCGCGCGCTCAAAAATGCCGGCACCGAAGCCTTCACCGCGAAGCAGCGCGAAGTCGCCAACCTGCTGGACAGCGGCGCGGTCGACATGGGCGAGGCGCAGTTGCAGATTGAGCATTATTGGGCCGGCGCGCTGCGTAAGGCGGTGATCGACGGCGATGTCGAGGGCGGGTCGCTGATGGCGGGCCAGTCGGTCGGCATGGTGACCAAGGAAGAGCCGGTCGCGGATATCATCGCCGAATTGATGGCGCAGGCAGCAACGGCGCTGGAACGCCGCGCGGCCTGA
- a CDS encoding winged helix-turn-helix transcriptional regulator, producing the protein MANPLESRFATAEIAAAEQYLDHDPPTDLDPRVERLVNELIGRVADKWTMLILELLEERGTLRFTEVGRAVEGISQKMLTQTLRQMERDGLLTRTVHPVVPPRVDYALTPLGNSLSAAFCGVWVWAERNLATVEDARARFDARDA; encoded by the coding sequence ATGGCAAATCCTCTGGAATCCCGCTTCGCCACCGCCGAAATAGCGGCCGCCGAGCAGTATCTCGACCATGATCCGCCGACCGATCTCGATCCGAGGGTGGAGCGACTCGTCAACGAACTGATCGGCCGGGTGGCCGACAAATGGACGATGCTGATCCTGGAATTGCTGGAGGAGCGCGGCACGCTGCGATTTACCGAGGTCGGCCGCGCGGTCGAAGGGATCAGCCAGAAGATGCTGACCCAGACGCTGCGCCAGATGGAGCGCGATGGCCTGCTCACCCGCACCGTCCATCCGGTGGTGCCGCCGCGCGTCGACTATGCCCTCACCCCACTCGGCAACAGCCTCAGCGCCGCCTTCTGCGGCGTATGGGTCTGGGCCGAACGCAATCTCGCCACGGTCGAGGACGCCCGCGCCCGCTTCGACGCGCGCGACGCCTGA
- a CDS encoding SDR family oxidoreductase — translation MKNSGNTILITGGGSGIGAALAHEFHAAGNQVIIAGRRQAALDEVVAAHPGMASMVIDMEDPTAIAAFADKLVADFPALDAVLLNAGIMVAEDKIDLAIAEATVATNLLGPIRLTHKLLPHLLAQPSATILTVSSGLAFVPLAATPTYSATKAAIHGWSLAMREQLKDTSVDVVEIVPPGVQTDLMPGHAENPQMMPLADFISETMGLLRQEPTPAEIHVERVKFLSEATKRGEFDQVFGMLNGAH, via the coding sequence ATGAAAAATTCCGGCAACACCATCCTCATCACCGGCGGCGGTTCGGGCATCGGCGCGGCGCTGGCCCATGAATTTCACGCAGCGGGCAACCAGGTCATCATCGCCGGACGGCGGCAGGCGGCACTCGACGAGGTGGTCGCGGCGCACCCCGGCATGGCGTCGATGGTGATCGACATGGAAGATCCGACGGCGATCGCGGCCTTCGCGGACAAGCTGGTCGCCGACTTTCCGGCGCTCGACGCGGTGCTGTTGAATGCCGGCATCATGGTGGCGGAGGACAAGATCGACCTCGCCATCGCCGAGGCGACGGTGGCGACCAATCTGCTTGGCCCGATCCGCCTGACCCATAAGCTGCTGCCGCATCTGCTGGCGCAGCCGAGCGCGACGATCCTGACCGTGTCGTCGGGCCTGGCCTTCGTCCCGCTGGCGGCGACGCCGACCTACAGCGCGACCAAGGCGGCGATCCATGGCTGGTCGCTGGCGATGCGCGAGCAGCTCAAGGACACGAGTGTCGATGTGGTGGAGATCGTGCCGCCCGGCGTGCAGACCGACCTGATGCCGGGTCATGCCGAAAATCCGCAGATGATGCCGCTCGCCGATTTCATCAGCGAGACGATGGGCCTGTTGCGGCAGGAGCCGACCCCGGCCGAGATCCATGTCGAGCGGGTCAAGTTCCTGAGCGAGGCGACCAAGCGCGGCGAATTCGACCAGGTGTTCGGGATGCTGAACGGGGCGCATTGA
- a CDS encoding DMT family transporter, whose translation MAWIALFFAGLLEIVWAFAMKQSHGFTRLVPSLITLGAMFASFGLLSMAMRSLPLGTAYMIWTGIGALGAFAVGVAFLGEAISPARLAAAALILSGLVMMKLASPG comes from the coding sequence ATGGCCTGGATTGCCCTGTTTTTTGCCGGATTGCTGGAAATCGTCTGGGCCTTTGCGATGAAGCAGTCGCATGGCTTTACCCGGCTGGTGCCGAGCCTCATCACCCTTGGCGCGATGTTTGCCAGTTTCGGCCTGTTGTCGATGGCGATGCGCAGCCTGCCGCTGGGTACCGCCTATATGATCTGGACCGGGATCGGCGCGCTGGGGGCCTTTGCCGTCGGCGTCGCCTTCCTGGGGGAAGCGATCAGCCCGGCGCGGCTGGCGGCGGCGGCGCTGATCCTGTCGGGCCTGGTCATGATGAAGTTGGCGTCGCCGGGCTGA